A genome region from Littorina saxatilis isolate snail1 linkage group LG16, US_GU_Lsax_2.0, whole genome shotgun sequence includes the following:
- the LOC138951386 gene encoding gastrula zinc finger protein XlCGF57.1-like, whose protein sequence is MTAVQSLGGKAAVNTASMPTVQSLGGTAAVNTATMPTVQSLDEKAAVNTATMPTVQSLDGKAAVNTATMTTVQSLDGKAAVNGHSDAWLKPEIQTPEIQTAVDNCSHTWLKQEIQTPETQTVVDTHSGTWLNQEIQTPETQTVVDTHSGTWLKRGRWITETQSMGRLELNERRETDPVPTSDTTFPCSGHNNQQVVITTHTGQKRHACNECDAIFKLSSYLRRHMLTHTGEKKHACNECGTRFLRSGELKQHMLTHTGEKKYECTECDASFKLSSYLKQHMLTHTGEKKHLCNECGARFLRSGDLKKHMSTHTGEKKHACNECGARFLRLGHLKQHMLTHTGEKKHACNECGASLKPSSSLKRHMLIHTGEKKYECTECDAIFKLSSYLRRHMLTHTGEKKHACNECGTRFLRSGELKRHMSRHTGEKKFRM, encoded by the exons ATGACTGCAGTGCAGTCGTTGGGCGGAAAAGCTGCAGTCAACACAGCTAGCATGCCTACAGTGCAGTCATTGGGCGGAACAGCTGCAGTCAACACAGCTACCATGCCTACAGTGCAGTCATTGGACGAAAAAGCTGCAGTCAACACAGCTACCATGCCTACAGTGCAGTCATTGGATGGAAAAGCTGCAGTCAACACAGCTACCATGACTACAGTGCAGTCATTGGACGGAAAAGCTGCAGTTAATGGGCACAGCGATGCCTGGCTCAAACCAGAGATTCAGACACCAGAAATACAGACTGCAGTCGACAATTGCAGTCATacttggctgaaacaagagatacagacaccagaaacacagactgtaGTCGACACTCATAGCGGTACATGGCTGAaccaagagatacagacaccagaaacacagactgtaGTCGACACTCATAGCGGTACCTGGCTGAAACGAGGGAGATGGATAACAGAAACTCAAAGCATGGGTAGATTAGAACTAAATGAGAGACGTGAAACAGATCCAGTTCCAACGTCTGACACCACATTCCCGTGTTCAGGTCACAATAATCAGCAGGTTGTGATTACAACACATACAGGGCAGAAAAggcatgcatgcaatgagtgtgaTGCTATTTTCAAACTGTCTTCTTATTTGAggcgacacatgttaacacatacaggggagaaaaagcatgcatgcaatgagtgtggtaccaggtttttacggtctggtgagttgaagcaacacatgttaacacatacaggggagaaaaagtatgagtgtacagagtgtgatgctagtttcaaactgtcttcttatttgaagcaacacatgttaacacatacaggggagaaaaagcatttatgcaatgagtgtggtgccaggtttttacggtctggtgatttgaagaaacacatgtcaacacatacaggggagaaaaagcatgcatgcaatgagtgtggtgccaGGTTTTTACGGCTTGgtcatttgaagcaacacatgttaacacatacaggggagaaaaagcatgcatgcaatgagtgtggtgccaGTTTGAAACCGTCTTCTTCTTTAAAGCGACATATGTTAAtacatacaggggagaaaaagtaTGAGTGTACTGAGTGTGATGCTATTTTCAAACTGTCTTCTTATTTGAggcgacacatgttaacacatacaggggagaaaaagcatgcatgcaatgagtgtggtaccaggtttttacggtctggtgagttgaagcgacacatgtcaAGACATACGGGAGAGAAAAA attcagaatgtga
- the LOC138949716 gene encoding zinc finger protein 436-like: MTAVQSLGGKAAVNTATMPTVQSLDGKAAVNGHSDAWLKPEIQTPEIQTAVDNCSHTWLKQEIQTPETQTAVDTHSDIWLNQEIQTPETQTIVDTHSGTWLKQEIQTPETQTAADTHCDTWLKRGRWITETQSMGRLELNERREPDPVPMYDTTFRCSGHKNQQVVITTHTGQKRQACNECGARFLRSGQLKQHMLTHTGEKKYECTECNASFKLSSYLKRHMLTHTGEKKHACNDCGAKFLRPGQLKRHMSTHTGEKKYDTREYECTECDASFKLSSYLKQHMLTHTGEKKHVCNDCGARFLRSSDLKKHMLTHTGEKNHACNECGAMFVRPGDLKQHMLTHTREKKHACNECGARFLQSGSLKQHMLTHTGEKKYECTVCDASFKLSSYLKRHTLTHTGEKKHACNDCGAKFLRPGQLKQHMSTHTGEKKYECTECDASFKLSSYLKQHMLTHTGEKKHACNECSAMFLRSGGLKQHMLTHTKEKKHACNECSAMFLRSGHLKQHMSTHTGKKKYECTE; the protein is encoded by the coding sequence GAAAAGCTGCAGTCAACACAGCTACCATGCCTACAGTGCAGTCATTGGACGGAAAAGCTGCAGTTAATGGGCACAGCGATGCCTGGCTCAAACCAGAGATTCAGACACCAGAAATACAGACTGCAGTCGACAATTGCAGTCATacttggctgaaacaagagatacaaacaccagaaacacagactgcagtcgacACTCATAGCGATATCTGGCTAAatcaagagatacagacaccagaaacacagactatTGTCGACACTCATAGCggtacctggctgaaacaagagatacagacaccagaaacacagactgcagccGACACTCattgtgatacctggctgaaacgaGGGAGATGGATAACAGAAACTCAAAGCATGGGTAGATTAGAACTAAATGAGAGACGTGAACCAGATCCAGTTCCAATGTATGACACCACATTCCGGTGTTCAGGTCACAAGAATCAGCAGGTTGTGATTACAACACATACAGGGCAGAAAAGGCAggcatgcaatgagtgtggtgccaggtttttacggtctggtcagttgaagcaacacatgttaacacatacaggggagaaaaagtaTGAGTGTACTGAGTGTAATGCTAGTTTCAAACTGTCTTCttatttgaagcgacacatgttaacacatacaggggagaaaaagcatgcatgcaatgacTGTGGTGCCAAGTTTTTACGGCCTGGTCagttgaagcgacacatgtcaACACATACGGGAGAGAAAAAGTATGATACGAGAGAGTATGAGTGtactgagtgtgatgctagtttcaaactgtcttcttatttgaagcaacacatgttaacacatacaggcgAGAAAAAGCATGTATGCAACGATTGTGGTGCCAGGTTTTTACGGTCTAGTGAtttgaagaaacacatgttaacacatacaggagagaaaaaccatgcatgcaatgagtgtggtgccaTGTTTGTACGGCCTGGTGATTTGaaacaacacatgttaacacatacaagggagaaaaagcatgcatgcaatgagtgtggtgccaGGTTTTTACAATCTGGttctttgaagcaacacatgttaacacatacaggggaaaaaaagtatgagtgtactgtgtgtgatgctagtttcaaactgtcttcttatttgaagcgacacacgttaacacatacaggggagaaaaagcatgcatgcaatgacTGTGGTGCCAAGTTTTTACGGCCTGGTCagttgaagcaacacatgtcaacacatacgggagagaaaaagtatgagtgtactgagtgtgatgctagtttcaaactgtcttcttatttgaagcaacacatgttaacacatacaggcgagaaaaagcatgcatgcaatgagtgtagTGCCATGTTTTTACGGTCTGGTggtttgaagcaacacatgttaacacatacaaaggagaaaaagcatgcatgcaatgagtgtagTGCCATGTTTTTACGGTCTGgtcatttgaagcaacacatgtcaaCACATACGGGAAAGAAAAAGTATGAGTGTACTGAGTGA